The Lonchura striata isolate bLonStr1 chromosome 12, bLonStr1.mat, whole genome shotgun sequence genome includes a region encoding these proteins:
- the TRH gene encoding thyrotropin releasing hormone: protein MPSIQLPLLLLCLTLCGVCFNGGHLLPEESENMGKIPLDDILQRSESLILQSVLKKAEKEEEINKESNAPLLQQLSKRQHPGKKYLNNLEKRQHPGKRDVEEETSYGDIQKRQHPGKREMEDDLDVYLELKRQQPPGRKSLLDQFAYSPRAQITYMNKLSKREHLGRRYLMFKHQHPSKRGWNYEVDVYSEKRQHPGKRHWNFDRSDDTGPCNFQESFTCHKGSLLLDLVEDVSRDRVEEKRQHPGKRSAWESETEE, encoded by the exons ATGCCATCCATCCAGCTGCCACTGCTACTCCTCTGCTTGACCTTGTGTGGTGTTTGCTTCAACGGGGGACATCTCCTTCCAGAGGAGAGTGAGAACATGGGAAAAATTCCCCTGGATGACATCCTTCAAAGATCTGAAAGCCTCATTCTTCAGTCTGTCCTCAAGAAAgctgaaaaggaagaagagattAATAAAG AATCAAATGCCCCTCTGCTACAACAGCTTTCCAAAAGACAACACCCTGGGAAAAAGTACCTAAATaacctggagaagagacagCATCCTGGAAAAAGAGATGTTGAAGAAGAGACATCTTATGGAGACATTCAGAAGAGGCAGCATCCAGGAAAAAGGGAGATGGAAGATGACCTTGATGTCTATCTGGAGCTGAAAAGGCAACAGCCTCCCGGCAGAAAATCACTGTTGGATCAGTTTGCATACAGCCCTAGGGCACAGATAACCTACATGAATAAGTTATCCAAAAGAGAACATCTAGGCAGAAGATATCTGATGTTCAAGCACCAGCATCCTAGCAAAAGAGGCTGGAATTATGAGGTAGATGTATACAGTGAGAAACGCCAGCATCCTGGAAAAAGGCACTGGAATTTTGACCGCTCAGATGACACAGGTCCCTGCAACTTTCAGGAGTCATTCACTTGTCATAAAGGCAGCTTGTTGCTTGATTTAGTAGAAGATGTTAGCAGAGACAGGGTAGAAGAAAAGCGTCAGCACCCAGGGAAGAGATCAGCATGGGAAAGTGAAACAGaggaatga
- the RBSN gene encoding rabenosyn-5, translated as MASGCPAAFGDPTEVREGFLCPLCLKDLQAFRQLQAHYEEQHPGEDRDVRAQLRNLVQKAKRAKKKLLKQDDDRTDSGSQERYESFSYGGVDPYMWEPQEVGAMRSHLSEFKKHRAARIDHYVVEVNKLIIRLEKLTSFDRANTESAKIRAIEKSVVPWVSDQDVPFCPDCGSKFSIRNRRHHCRLCGSIMCKKCMEFVSLPLASKLTSASKEALGSHTSPNSSPSSVHGSRRGSISSISSMSSVLDEKDDERIRCCQHCKDTLLKKEQQIDEKEYTPEIVKLYEKLRLCMEKVDQKAPEYIRMAESLNAGESAYNLDHANDLRVEIQKMYEFIDALSKKILSLGLHEDPQPHPKILQLQRMIRYSATLFVQEKLLGLMSLPTKDQYEELKKRRLHMVTLETQGKQEEKQKELISISASAVNGDETHIKKGTVKKSEGWLPTSSISRESERADPLLQQIDNITSFIKQAKAANRIDEVHTLQENLMQLQDEYDQQQTLKAIELSKKQAEEEEIQREELQVLREKEWEREHHKFMSQHSRTRSLDFREVKQHLDVTWIKGDTPAVEQLPAKEHSTFTLKSQNVPQCDKDIDQPACLNPFEDEADTPQVEDPANPFAEDTSPVVSFSKTAQQSDKKEYNPFESEEEDEQSNGAPGSTSNPFEEDENPFEKPGGSWNSGNPFEEGSSSNPFEVEDGSEISGEEVIEEELLLQQIDNIKAYIFDAKHSGRLDEVEVLTENLKELKHTLAKQKEKSNC; from the exons ATGGCGTCGGGCTGCCCGGCGGCCTTCGGGGACCCGACCGAAGTGCGCGAGGGCTTCCTGTGCCCGCTGTGCCTGAAGGATCTCCAGGCGTTCCGGCAGCTCCAGGCGCACTACGAGGAGCAGCACCCGGGCGAAGACCGGGACGTCAGGGCGCAACTCCGAA atctAGTCCAGAAGGCCAAAAGAGCAAAGAAGAAATTGCTGAAACAAGATGATGACAGAACTGATTCTGGATCTCAGGAACGATATGAGTCATTCAGCTATGGTGGAGTAGATCCATACATGTGGGAGCCCCAGGAAGTAG GTGCTATGAGAAGCCATCTTTCTGAATTCAAGAAACACCGAGCAGCCAGGATTGATCACTATGTAGTTGAAGTCAATAAGTTAATAATCAGGTTGGAAAAG CTTACATCATTTGACAGAGCAAACACTGAGTCAGCTAAAATAAGAG CTATTGAGAAGTCTGTTGTGCCTTGGGTCAGTGATCAGGATGTTCCATTTTGCCCAGACTGTGGCAGTAAGTTCAGTATCCGAAACCGACGTCACCACTGCCGCCTTTGTGGGTCTATTATGTGCAAGAAGTGCATGGAATTTGTCAGTCTTCCTTTGGCAA GCAAACTCACTAGTGCCAGCAAAGAGGCCTTGGGTTCTCATACAAGCCCAAACTCCTCACCAAGCAGCGTCCACGGCTCTCGCCGTGGCAGCATTAGCAGCATAAGCAGCATGAGCTCTGTTCTGGATGAGAAGGATGATGAACGAATCCGTTGTTGTCAGCACTGCAAAGATACCCTGTTGAAAAAAGAGCAACAGATTGATGAGAAAGAATATACACCAGAGATTGTAAAACTCTATGAG AAACTCCGACTCTGCATGGAGAAGGTTGACCAGAAGGCACCAGAATACATAAGGATGGCAGAATCACTAAA TGCTGGGGAGTCAGCCTACAACCTTGATCATGCTAATGACTTAAGAGTGGAGATTCAAAAAATGTATGAATTTATAGATGCGTTAAG TAAGAAGATTTTGAGTCTGGGCTTGCACGAAGATCCTCAACCTCATCCTAAAATACTACAACTTCAGCGAATGATAAGATATTCAGCTACACTTTTTGTTCAG GAAAAACTGCTTGGCCTAATGTCCCTGCCAACTAAGGATCAGTATGAAGAACTGAAGAAGAGAAGACTGCATATG GTCACTCTtgaaacacagggaaaacaagaggaaaagcagaaggagcTTATCTCCATATCTGCATCTGCAGTTAATGGTGATGAAACTCATATAAAAAAAGGAACAGTCAAGAAATCTGAAGGCTGGTTACCCACATCTAGCATTtcaagagagagcgagagagcaGACCCACTTCTTCAGCAGATTGACAATATCACATCCTTTATTAAGCAAGCAAAGGCAGCTAATAGGATAGATGAGGTCCATACATTGCAAGAGAACTTGATGCAGCTTCAGGATGAATATGATCAACAACAAACTCTGAAAGCTATTGAGCTTTCTAAAAAACaggcagaagaggaggagatACAGAGGGAGGAACTTCAGGTCCTTCGTGAAAAAGAGTGGGAAAGAGAGCACCATAAATTCATGTCTCAGCATTCGAGGACACGCTCCTTAGACTTCAGAGAAGTCAAACAGCATTTGGATGTTACTTGGATCAAAGGGGACACTCCTGCTGTTGAGCAGCTGCCAGCAAAAGAGCACTCAACCTTCACACTCAAATCCCAGAATGTCCCACAGTGTGACAAAGACATCGATCAACCAGCCTGTCTAAACCCCTTTGAGGATGAAGCAGATACCCCTCAAGTAGAAGATCCTGCTAATCCATTTGCCGAAGACACCTCTCCAGTGGTTTCCTTCTCTAAAACAGCTCAGCAAAGTgataaaaaagaatataatCCATTTGAaagtgaggaggaggatgaacaAAGTAATGGAGCACCTGGCAGTACTTCAAACCCCTTTGAAGAGGATGAAAATCCATTTGAAAAGCCTGGGGGCAGTTGGAATTCAGGGAATCCATTTGAAGAGGGATCCTCTAGCAATCCCTTTGAAGTGGAGGATGGCAGTGAGATCTCTGGAGAGGAGGTTATAGAGGAAGAGCTGCTTCTCCAACAGATAGATAATATTAAAGCTTATATATTTGATGCCAAACATAGTGGACGACTGGATGAGGTGGAGGTATTGACAGAGAACTTAAAGGAACTGAAACACACATTAGCAAAGCAGAAGGAGAAATCTAACTGCTGA
- the MRPS25 gene encoding small ribosomal subunit protein mS25: MPMKGRFPVRRTLQYLSQGDVVFKSSVKVMTVNYNTAGELSEGARKFVFFNIPQIQYKNPWVQIMLFRNMTPSPFLRFYLDSGEQVLVDVEDKTNKEITEHVKKILGKNKEMLEREERERKKLSHPATFGPKKYHLRECMCEIEGQVPCPAFVPLPKEMRGKYKAAMKNEA, encoded by the exons ATGCCGATGAAGGGTCGGTTCCCGGTGCGCCGGACCCTGCAGTACCTCAGCCAGGGCGACGTCGTGTTCAAGAGCTCGGTGAAGGTGATGACCGTGAACTACAACACGGCGGGAGAGCTGAGCGAAGGCGCAAG AAAGTTCGTGTTTTTCAACATCCCCCAGATCCAGTACAAGAACCCCTGGGTGCAGATCATGCTGTTCAGAAACATGACTCCCTCGCCCTTCCTCCGGTTCTACCTGG ACAGTGGAGAACAAGTTTTGGTTGATGTGGAAGATAAAACCAACAAAGAGATAACAGAGCACGTTaaaaaaatcctgggaaaaaacAA GGAAATgcttgaaagagaagaaagagaaaggaaaaaattatcaCATCCAGCAACCTTCGGGCCCAAGAAGTATCATCTGCGAGAATGCATGTGTGAGATTGAAGGCCAAGTTCCCTGCCCTGCTTTTGTACCACTGCCCAAAGAGATGAGGGGAAAATACAAAGCTGCTATGAAAAATGAGGCATGA